Proteins from a single region of Longimicrobium sp.:
- a CDS encoding phage tail protein — protein MDGTRAILGAAALAALAFCYTTHGRGAEGGAPGAVPVGTVMAYTGEGVPDGWLLCDGRALHRDDWPELFRAIGTSHGAGVSMLGVREADFNLPDYRGRFLRGVDAGQDGERSGSDPAAETRSAARAGTGNAGNRVGSYQPDATALPRDPMQPFRAVIDIPVAQWTSLVEGTRNGSPAAGGAAPPASERAEPVAVAGSVARRGYLVTGGDAETRPRNVSVRWIIRARP, from the coding sequence ATGGACGGTACACGGGCGATCCTGGGCGCAGCGGCGCTGGCCGCTCTGGCGTTCTGCTACACCACCCACGGGCGGGGGGCGGAGGGAGGCGCCCCGGGAGCGGTGCCGGTGGGAACGGTGATGGCCTACACCGGCGAGGGCGTGCCCGACGGATGGCTCCTGTGCGACGGACGCGCGCTCCATCGCGACGACTGGCCGGAGCTCTTCCGCGCCATCGGCACCTCGCACGGCGCGGGGGTGTCGATGCTGGGGGTCAGGGAGGCCGACTTCAACCTCCCCGACTACCGCGGCCGCTTCCTCCGCGGGGTGGACGCGGGCCAGGACGGCGAGCGCTCCGGCTCCGACCCCGCCGCCGAGACGCGGTCGGCGGCGCGGGCGGGCACCGGCAACGCCGGCAACCGGGTGGGCTCCTACCAGCCCGACGCCACCGCCCTCCCCCGCGACCCCATGCAGCCCTTCCGCGCGGTCATCGACATCCCCGTCGCGCAGTGGACCTCGCTGGTCGAGGGAACCCGGAACGGAAGCCCCGCGGCGGGCGGCGCCGCCCCGCCGGCGAGCGAGCGGGCCGAGCCGGTGGCGGTGGCGGGAAGCGTCGCCAGGCGCGGCTACCTGGTGACGGGGGGCGACGCCGAGACGCGCCCCAGGAACGTGAGCGTGCGCTGGATCATTCGCGCCAGACCATAG